From Paenibacillus graminis, a single genomic window includes:
- a CDS encoding helix-turn-helix transcriptional regulator, protein MMKKGQESGSTRRMIMTLLKMKGPLTIAALAEELGITEMGVRRHVLQLEQESLAKTKAVRQAMGRPLHVYSLTERAEDHFPKSYHNLALELLRELDHGSGQEAVNVLFEGRRKRMLAQYAPMMENRNLEERVAELSSIQNAGGYMAEWNQEEDGSYVMQEYNCPIRQVATQYRKACQCEQALFEELLGAKVTRTECMAEGGQSCRYAIIPSKKGKSPELSV, encoded by the coding sequence TCCTGAAGATGAAAGGGCCGCTGACGATCGCTGCGCTCGCGGAGGAGCTGGGGATCACGGAAATGGGTGTCCGGCGCCACGTGCTTCAGCTGGAACAGGAATCGCTGGCCAAAACCAAAGCCGTCCGCCAGGCTATGGGCCGTCCGCTTCATGTGTATTCGCTGACAGAACGGGCGGAAGACCATTTTCCCAAAAGCTATCATAATCTGGCGCTGGAGCTGCTGCGCGAGCTGGACCACGGCAGCGGACAGGAGGCGGTTAATGTTCTGTTTGAAGGCCGCAGGAAGCGTATGCTGGCCCAGTATGCGCCCATGATGGAGAACCGGAATCTGGAAGAGCGTGTCGCCGAGTTGTCCTCCATCCAGAATGCGGGCGGCTATATGGCCGAGTGGAATCAGGAAGAGGACGGCTCTTATGTGATGCAGGAATATAACTGTCCAATCCGCCAGGTTGCAACCCAATACCGCAAGGCCTGCCAGTGTGAACAAGCGCTGTTCGAGGAGCTGCTGGGGGCGAAGGTTACACGCACGGAATGTATGGCTGAAGGCGGACAGAGCTGCCGGTACGCTATTATTCCCAGCAAGAAAGGCAAATCTCCGGAATTGAGTGTATAA
- a CDS encoding YtxH domain-containing protein — MKKDTKSLLWGILAGSVVGSVTALLFAPKAGKELRKDIAEGTTEAAHKVQEIAGAASDKSTELYSKAKDAVESVVIEVKEWSRQYTGADEEKAVVVSGIAAEGDTAEAAFDEAAQAALDEAEARIDAETDADTVVEDDTTNGKDGSGIA; from the coding sequence ATGAAAAAAGACACCAAAAGCTTGCTGTGGGGTATTCTGGCCGGCAGTGTGGTGGGTTCGGTAACGGCTTTGCTGTTCGCTCCTAAAGCCGGTAAAGAGCTGCGCAAAGACATTGCGGAGGGAACCACGGAAGCTGCCCACAAAGTGCAGGAGATTGCCGGAGCGGCAAGCGACAAAAGCACAGAGCTGTACAGCAAAGCCAAAGACGCGGTAGAGTCTGTTGTCATTGAGGTTAAGGAGTGGAGCAGACAATACACCGGGGCTGATGAAGAAAAGGCGGTTGTGGTAAGCGGAATTGCTGCCGAAGGAGACACCGCTGAAGCCGCCTTTGATGAAGCTGCTCAAGCAGCGCTGGATGAAGCGGAAGCCCGGATTGACGCCGAAACAGATGCTGATACTGTTGTGGAAGATGACACAACAAACGGCAAAGACGGCAGTGGAATCGCTTAA